From the Paludisphaera mucosa genome, one window contains:
- a CDS encoding outer membrane beta-barrel protein — MPRDPRLRLVRQDPGTPDLSVPAADRALGAGEPPTGAIGQPVPPDPTVPGAAGVGGRDPFGAGTSPGSPDLAVPAADRGIGGGEPTTETAATEAAEDEADKADEPKRLQDLLGFEDSPVKIYGWIQNSYTGNTNGRGKSGENFGVNPNHKANWWMGNQYYIVVENPLEQDDTVNFGFRVDNLFGHDWQFNYMQGLFNDAFPLNKPGYDLAQLYGEVHLPFLTEGGLDIKGGRFYTLAGYEQVPAIARPLLSTPYMFNYGQPFTHTGVMTTLHLTDKINLYNGAINGWDRWINERYLWGYMGGFSWTSQDDKTTLAMTAVWGPNQFPSFLPASQQIYPTGYVNIPTLAGLRNPGYWRNDRTLFTWVGTHKWNDRLTQVMETDQAWERSIPGLGSGGANGAPRDATWFSYGNWFLYELSPKLTGVWRSEVFWDPQGARTQKIVNGQFVGDRFYEMTLGMIYKPIPNLWIRPEARYDWSQYHNAYTDDTRKSQLTLAVDAIILW, encoded by the coding sequence GTGCCTCGCGATCCCCGCCTGCGTCTTGTTCGCCAGGACCCCGGCACGCCGGACCTCTCCGTCCCGGCCGCCGACCGCGCCCTCGGCGCCGGCGAGCCCCCGACCGGTGCGATCGGCCAGCCTGTCCCCCCCGACCCCACGGTCCCCGGCGCGGCCGGCGTGGGCGGGCGGGATCCCTTCGGGGCGGGCACCTCGCCCGGCTCGCCGGACCTCGCGGTCCCGGCCGCCGATCGCGGCATCGGCGGCGGCGAGCCGACCACCGAGACGGCCGCCACCGAGGCCGCCGAAGACGAGGCGGACAAGGCCGACGAGCCGAAGCGCCTCCAGGACCTCCTGGGCTTCGAAGACTCCCCGGTGAAGATCTACGGCTGGATCCAGAACAGCTACACCGGCAACACCAACGGCCGCGGCAAGAGCGGCGAGAACTTCGGCGTGAACCCCAACCACAAGGCCAACTGGTGGATGGGGAACCAGTACTACATCGTCGTCGAGAATCCGCTCGAGCAGGACGACACCGTCAACTTCGGCTTCCGCGTGGACAACCTGTTCGGCCACGACTGGCAGTTCAACTACATGCAGGGCCTCTTCAACGACGCATTTCCGTTGAACAAGCCCGGCTACGACCTGGCCCAGCTCTACGGCGAAGTCCACCTGCCGTTCCTGACCGAGGGCGGCCTGGACATCAAGGGCGGACGATTTTACACGCTCGCCGGCTACGAACAGGTGCCGGCGATCGCCCGCCCGCTCCTGTCGACGCCTTACATGTTCAACTACGGCCAACCGTTCACCCACACGGGCGTCATGACGACGCTCCACCTGACGGATAAGATCAACCTCTACAACGGCGCCATCAACGGCTGGGACCGCTGGATCAACGAGCGGTACCTGTGGGGCTACATGGGCGGCTTCTCCTGGACCAGCCAGGACGACAAGACCACCCTCGCCATGACCGCGGTCTGGGGGCCCAACCAGTTCCCCAGCTTCCTTCCCGCCAGCCAGCAGATCTACCCGACCGGCTACGTGAACATCCCGACGCTCGCCGGCTTGCGGAACCCGGGCTACTGGCGGAACGACCGGACCCTGTTCACCTGGGTCGGCACTCACAAGTGGAACGATCGGCTCACGCAGGTCATGGAGACCGACCAGGCCTGGGAACGGTCGATCCCCGGCCTCGGCTCGGGCGGCGCCAACGGCGCTCCCCGAGACGCCACCTGGTTCAGCTACGGCAACTGGTTCCTCTACGAACTCAGCCCCAAGCTGACCGGTGTGTGGCGTTCGGAAGTCTTCTGGGACCCCCAGGGGGCGCGCACGCAGAAGATCGTCAACGGCCAGTTCGTCGGCGACCGCTTCTATGAGATGACGCTGGGCATGATCTACAAGCCCATCCCGAACCTCTGGATCCGCCCCGAAGCCCGCTACGACTGGTCGCAGTACCACAACGCCTACACCGACGACACCCGCAAGAGCCAGCTCACCCTGGCGGTCGACGCGATCATCCTCTGGTGA
- the gltB gene encoding glutamate synthase large subunit, giving the protein MRHGIPPAQGLYDPTNEHDGCGVGFLVDMKGRKSHAIVRDGLKALVNLDHRGACGCENNTGDGAGILIQIPHDFLKARCAPLGIELGEPESYGVGAFFTSPDPAQQEFGRTLFEEIVADEGQAFLGWRRLTTDNGPLGDGAKSVEPAVYHAMIGRGPAVKDGDAFERKLYVIRNRFESEIIASGLNDRKFFYFPSLSCRTVVYKGMLTPSQVEEYYADDLRDPLLTSAICMFHSRFSTNTFPSWELAHPYRLISHNGEINTLRGNINWMRAREALFESTLYEPGDLEQLRPIIREGLSDTACLDHALELLVRSGYDLAHAMMMLIPEAWENHESMSQVKKDFYAYHSCLMEPWDGPASVVFTDGKCVGATLDRNGLRPTRYVVTKDGRVIMASEVGALEVAPEDVESKGRLEPGRMFLIDLEQGRIVGDEELKNKIASAKPYGEWLKEYMVPLADLPPAPMVPGPDRRTLHQRQQAFGYTLEDLKYIVGPMGEKGEEAIGSMGNDAPLAVLSDRAQPLFNYFKQLFAQVTNPPLDAIREELVTSVFTGAGGEKNLLEPAPDSCRQIALEMPIVDNDEMARLKQLDGWRGFTSVTLPMLFTASEGVAGMRRALDQLFELACEAIRSGASLLILSDRGVNAEMAPIPSLLACSGLHHHLVRKGLRARAGLLIECGDAREVHHFALLLGYGAGTINPYVAFETLYDLIRQKVLKGIDHEEAVHRYQKAIKKGVVKVMSKMGISTIQSYRGAQIFEAIGLNEAFVRDFFDKTSSRIGGVGLDEVTHETLEHHSRAFSPRELGNGTLEEGGQYQWRRDGEFHLFNPETVFRLQHATQAGRFDVFQKYTRLIDEQSERLNTLRGLFTFRFDDRTPIPIEEVEPVEKIVKRFATGAMSYGSISAEAHETLAIAMNRLGGKSNTGEGGEDPERFKPMANGDSKRSAIKQVASGRFGVTSEYLVSADEIQIKMAQGAKPGEGGQLPGHKVWPWIAKVRFSTPGVGLISPPPHHDIYSIEDLAQLIYDLKNSNPRARINVKLVAEVGVGTVAAGVAKAHSDVVLISGHDGGTGASPLTSIKHAGAPWELGLAETQQTLVLNKLRDRIVVQTDGQLKTGRDVVIAALLGAEEYGFATAPLVVMGCIMMRVCHLDTCPVGIATQNPKLREKFRGQAEHVVNFFHFIAQEVRELMAKLGFRTVDEMVGRSDLLDMKKALEHYKTQGLDFSKIFYRPDVGPDVQVRRIREQDHGIQDALDVTTLIPACEPALARGEAVSLEFPIRNVNRTVGTILGSEVTRKYGGGGLPDDTINIKFDGSAGQSFGAFVPSGMTLTIEGDSNDYVGKGLSGGKIVIYPPKEATYVAEENVLIGNVALYGATSGRAFFRGRAGERFCVRNSGALTVVEGTGDHCCEYMTGGVAVVIGRTGRNFAAGMSGGVAFVLDEAGDFESRCNLAMVALEKVDSEDAELIRDLLIQHAGYTDSTVAARLLSDWDRAVEAFVKVMPLDYRRVLEERKKAAAEQVGEAEAQMEVTHG; this is encoded by the coding sequence ATGCGACACGGGATCCCTCCCGCCCAGGGTCTCTACGATCCGACGAACGAACACGACGGTTGCGGCGTGGGATTCCTCGTCGACATGAAGGGCCGGAAGTCGCACGCCATCGTCCGCGACGGCCTCAAGGCCCTGGTCAACCTCGACCACCGCGGCGCCTGCGGCTGCGAGAACAACACGGGCGACGGCGCCGGCATCCTGATCCAGATCCCCCACGACTTCCTGAAGGCACGCTGCGCCCCCCTGGGGATCGAGCTCGGCGAGCCCGAGAGCTACGGCGTCGGCGCGTTCTTCACCTCGCCCGACCCGGCCCAGCAGGAATTCGGCCGCACCCTCTTCGAGGAGATCGTCGCCGACGAGGGCCAGGCCTTCCTCGGCTGGCGTCGCCTGACGACCGATAACGGCCCGCTCGGCGACGGCGCGAAGTCCGTCGAGCCGGCCGTCTACCACGCCATGATCGGCCGCGGGCCCGCCGTCAAGGACGGCGACGCTTTCGAGCGCAAGCTCTACGTGATCCGCAACCGGTTCGAGAGCGAGATCATCGCGTCGGGCCTCAACGACCGCAAGTTCTTCTACTTCCCGAGCCTCTCCTGCCGCACCGTCGTCTATAAGGGGATGCTCACGCCTTCGCAGGTCGAGGAGTATTACGCCGACGACCTCCGCGATCCGCTCCTCACCAGCGCGATCTGCATGTTCCACTCGCGGTTCAGCACCAACACCTTCCCGAGCTGGGAGCTGGCGCACCCGTACCGGCTGATCTCGCACAACGGCGAGATCAACACCCTGCGCGGCAACATCAACTGGATGCGGGCCCGCGAGGCCCTCTTCGAGTCGACTCTGTACGAGCCCGGCGACCTGGAACAGCTCCGGCCGATCATCCGCGAGGGCCTCAGCGACACCGCCTGCCTCGACCACGCGCTCGAGTTGCTGGTCCGCTCGGGGTACGACCTGGCCCATGCGATGATGATGCTCATCCCCGAGGCCTGGGAGAACCACGAGTCGATGTCCCAGGTGAAGAAGGACTTCTACGCCTACCACTCCTGCCTGATGGAGCCCTGGGACGGCCCGGCGTCGGTCGTCTTCACCGACGGCAAGTGCGTCGGCGCGACGCTCGACCGCAACGGCCTGCGGCCGACCCGCTACGTCGTCACGAAGGACGGCCGCGTCATCATGGCCTCCGAGGTCGGGGCCCTGGAGGTCGCGCCCGAAGACGTCGAGTCCAAGGGCCGGCTGGAGCCGGGCCGCATGTTCCTGATCGACCTGGAGCAGGGCCGGATCGTCGGCGACGAGGAGCTCAAGAATAAGATCGCCTCGGCCAAGCCTTACGGCGAGTGGCTCAAGGAGTACATGGTCCCGCTCGCCGACCTGCCGCCGGCCCCGATGGTCCCCGGCCCCGACCGCCGCACGCTCCACCAGCGTCAGCAGGCCTTCGGCTACACGCTGGAGGACCTCAAGTACATCGTGGGTCCGATGGGAGAGAAGGGCGAGGAGGCGATCGGTTCGATGGGCAACGACGCCCCGCTGGCCGTCCTCTCCGACCGCGCCCAGCCCCTGTTCAACTACTTCAAGCAGCTCTTCGCCCAGGTGACGAACCCGCCGCTCGACGCGATCCGCGAGGAGCTGGTGACCTCGGTCTTCACCGGCGCCGGCGGCGAGAAGAACCTGCTGGAGCCGGCCCCCGACTCGTGCCGCCAGATCGCGCTCGAGATGCCGATCGTCGACAACGACGAGATGGCCCGCCTCAAGCAGCTCGACGGCTGGCGGGGGTTCACCTCGGTCACGCTCCCCATGCTGTTCACCGCGAGCGAGGGGGTCGCCGGCATGCGGCGGGCCCTCGATCAGCTCTTCGAACTGGCCTGCGAGGCCATCCGGAGCGGGGCGAGCCTGCTGATCCTCTCGGACCGGGGAGTCAACGCCGAGATGGCCCCGATCCCCTCGCTCCTGGCGTGTTCGGGGCTGCACCACCACTTGGTCCGCAAGGGGCTCCGCGCCCGCGCCGGCCTGCTGATCGAATGCGGCGACGCCCGCGAGGTCCACCACTTCGCCCTGCTGCTGGGCTACGGCGCCGGCACGATCAACCCCTACGTCGCATTCGAGACCCTGTACGACCTGATCCGCCAGAAGGTGCTCAAGGGGATCGACCACGAAGAGGCCGTCCACCGCTACCAGAAGGCCATCAAGAAGGGGGTCGTCAAGGTGATGTCCAAGATGGGCATCAGCACGATCCAGAGCTACCGCGGGGCCCAGATCTTCGAGGCCATCGGCCTCAACGAGGCCTTCGTCCGCGACTTCTTCGACAAGACCTCGTCGCGGATCGGCGGCGTCGGCCTCGACGAGGTGACCCACGAGACTCTCGAACACCACTCCCGCGCCTTCTCGCCCCGCGAGCTGGGCAACGGCACGCTCGAAGAGGGCGGCCAGTACCAGTGGCGGCGCGACGGCGAGTTCCACCTGTTCAACCCCGAGACCGTCTTCCGGCTCCAGCACGCCACCCAGGCCGGCCGCTTCGACGTCTTCCAGAAATACACCCGGCTGATCGACGAGCAGAGCGAGCGGCTCAACACGCTCCGCGGCCTCTTCACCTTCCGGTTCGACGACCGCACCCCGATCCCGATCGAGGAGGTCGAGCCGGTCGAGAAGATCGTCAAGCGATTCGCCACCGGTGCGATGAGCTACGGCTCGATCTCGGCCGAGGCCCACGAGACCCTGGCCATCGCGATGAACCGCCTCGGCGGCAAGTCGAACACGGGTGAGGGGGGCGAGGACCCCGAGCGGTTCAAGCCGATGGCCAACGGCGACAGCAAGCGGTCCGCGATCAAGCAGGTCGCCTCGGGCCGGTTCGGCGTCACCAGCGAATACCTCGTGAGCGCCGACGAGATCCAGATCAAGATGGCGCAGGGCGCCAAGCCCGGCGAGGGCGGCCAGCTGCCCGGCCACAAGGTTTGGCCGTGGATCGCCAAGGTCCGCTTCTCGACGCCCGGCGTGGGCCTCATCAGCCCGCCGCCGCACCACGACATCTACTCGATCGAGGACCTGGCCCAGCTCATCTACGACCTCAAGAACAGCAACCCCCGGGCCCGGATCAACGTCAAGCTCGTGGCGGAGGTCGGCGTGGGCACGGTCGCGGCGGGCGTGGCCAAGGCTCACAGCGACGTCGTCCTGATCAGCGGCCACGACGGCGGCACCGGCGCCAGCCCGCTGACGTCGATCAAGCACGCCGGCGCCCCGTGGGAGCTGGGCCTGGCCGAGACCCAGCAGACGCTCGTCCTGAACAAGCTCCGCGACCGGATCGTCGTCCAGACCGACGGCCAGCTCAAGACCGGCCGCGACGTGGTGATCGCGGCCCTGCTCGGGGCCGAGGAGTACGGCTTCGCGACGGCCCCGCTGGTCGTGATGGGCTGCATCATGATGCGGGTCTGCCACCTCGACACCTGCCCGGTCGGCATCGCCACGCAGAATCCCAAGCTCCGCGAGAAGTTCCGGGGCCAGGCCGAACACGTCGTCAATTTCTTCCACTTCATCGCCCAGGAGGTCCGCGAGCTGATGGCGAAGCTCGGCTTCCGGACGGTGGACGAGATGGTCGGCCGCAGCGACCTGCTCGACATGAAGAAGGCCCTGGAGCACTACAAGACGCAGGGCCTCGACTTCTCGAAGATCTTCTATCGCCCCGACGTCGGCCCCGACGTGCAGGTCCGGCGGATCCGCGAGCAGGACCACGGCATCCAGGACGCCCTCGACGTCACGACCCTGATCCCCGCCTGCGAGCCCGCCCTGGCGCGGGGCGAGGCGGTGAGCCTCGAATTCCCGATCCGCAACGTCAACCGCACGGTGGGCACGATCCTCGGCAGCGAGGTGACCCGCAAATACGGCGGCGGCGGCCTGCCCGACGACACGATCAATATCAAGTTCGACGGTTCCGCCGGCCAGAGCTTCGGGGCCTTCGTCCCGAGCGGGATGACCCTGACGATCGAGGGCGACTCGAACGACTACGTCGGCAAGGGCCTGTCGGGCGGCAAGATCGTCATCTATCCGCCGAAGGAGGCGACCTACGTCGCCGAGGAGAACGTCCTGATCGGCAACGTGGCCCTGTACGGGGCCACGTCGGGCCGGGCCTTCTTCCGGGGCCGGGCCGGCGAACGCTTCTGCGTCCGCAACAGCGGGGCGCTGACGGTCGTCGAGGGCACGGGGGACCACTGCTGCGAGTACATGACCGGCGGCGTCGCGGTGGTGATCGGCCGGACCGGCCGGAACTTCGCGGCCGGCATGAGCGGCGGCGTCGCCTTCGTGCTCGACGAGGCCGGCGACTTCGAGTCGCGCTGCAACCTCGCCATGGTCGCGCTCGAGAAGGTCGATTCGGAGGACGCGGAACTGATCCGCGACCTGTTGATCCAGCACGCCGGCTACACCGACAGCACCGTGGCCGCCCGGTTGCTCTCCGATTGGGACCGGGCCGTCGAGGCCTTCGTGAAGGTCATGCCGCTCGACTATCGCCGGGTGCTCGAAGAACGTAAGAAGGCCGCCGCCGAGCAGGTGGGAGAGGCCGAGGCGCAGATGGAGGTGACCCATGGGTAA
- a CDS encoding glutamate synthase subunit beta yields MGKPSGFIEIPRELPSRRPVPQRLNDYLEVYDPFPEEKLKSQGARCMDCGIPFCHQGCPLGNLIPDWNDLVYRDQWRLALDRLHQTNNFPEFTGRLCPAPCEASCVLGINNDPVTIKQIEVGIIDRAWDEGWVTPQPAKVKTGKTVAVVGSGPAGLACAQQLARAGHDVTLFERADRIGGLLRYGIPDFKMEKRHLDRRLDQMQAEGVVFKPGVNVGVDVAADALLAEFDAVCLCGGATQARNLPIEGRDLDGVLFAMDFLTPQNQRVAGDDVPETGSLTAKDKHVIIIGGGDTGADCLGTAHRHGCKSVHQFEIVPRPPETRTPTNPWPQWSNVFRISSAHEEGGVREYAINTRRFLGEDGRVTALETVRVEMVVENGRPRFAEIPGTEKVYPADLVLLAMGFAGPERGGLLEQLGVELDSMGNVKSDPDRRTSVDKVFTAGDMTRGQSLIVWAIAEGRHAAATIDEFLMGATELPRPLEHGNVMRPFA; encoded by the coding sequence ATGGGTAAGCCGAGCGGCTTCATCGAGATCCCCCGGGAGCTGCCGTCGCGGCGCCCCGTCCCCCAGCGGCTGAACGACTATCTGGAGGTCTACGACCCTTTCCCGGAGGAGAAGCTCAAGTCGCAGGGCGCCCGCTGCATGGACTGCGGGATCCCCTTCTGCCACCAGGGCTGCCCTCTCGGCAACCTGATCCCCGACTGGAACGACCTGGTCTACCGCGACCAGTGGCGGCTGGCTCTCGACCGCCTCCACCAGACCAACAACTTCCCGGAGTTCACCGGCCGGCTGTGCCCGGCCCCGTGCGAGGCCTCGTGCGTCCTGGGGATCAACAACGACCCGGTGACGATCAAGCAGATCGAGGTCGGGATCATCGACCGGGCCTGGGACGAGGGCTGGGTGACTCCCCAGCCGGCCAAGGTCAAGACCGGCAAGACGGTCGCGGTCGTCGGCTCCGGGCCGGCGGGCCTGGCCTGCGCCCAGCAGCTCGCCCGCGCCGGCCACGACGTGACGCTCTTCGAGCGGGCCGACCGCATCGGCGGCCTGCTGCGGTACGGCATCCCCGACTTCAAGATGGAGAAGCGCCACCTCGACCGCCGGCTCGACCAGATGCAGGCCGAGGGGGTCGTCTTCAAGCCGGGCGTGAACGTCGGCGTCGACGTCGCGGCCGACGCCCTGCTGGCCGAGTTCGACGCCGTCTGCCTCTGCGGCGGAGCGACCCAGGCCCGGAACCTGCCGATCGAGGGCCGCGACCTCGATGGCGTCCTGTTCGCCATGGACTTCCTCACCCCCCAGAACCAGCGCGTGGCCGGCGACGACGTGCCGGAGACGGGCTCGCTCACGGCCAAGGATAAGCACGTCATCATCATCGGCGGCGGCGACACCGGGGCCGACTGCCTGGGGACGGCCCATCGCCACGGATGCAAGTCGGTCCACCAGTTCGAGATCGTCCCCCGCCCGCCCGAGACCCGCACGCCCACGAACCCCTGGCCCCAGTGGTCGAACGTCTTCCGGATCTCCTCGGCCCACGAGGAGGGGGGCGTCCGCGAGTACGCCATCAACACCCGGCGGTTCCTGGGCGAGGACGGCCGCGTCACGGCGCTCGAGACCGTCCGGGTCGAGATGGTCGTCGAGAACGGTCGGCCCCGCTTCGCCGAGATCCCCGGGACCGAGAAGGTCTACCCGGCCGACCTCGTCCTGCTCGCCATGGGCTTCGCCGGCCCCGAACGCGGCGGCCTGCTGGAACAACTCGGCGTCGAGCTGGATTCGATGGGGAACGTGAAGAGCGACCCGGATCGCCGCACGAGCGTCGACAAGGTCTTCACGGCCGGCGACATGACGCGGGGCCAGAGCCTGATCGTGTGGGCGATCGCCGAGGGCCGCCACGCCGCGGCGACGATCGACGAGTTCTTGATGGGCGCCACCGAGCTGCCCCGGCCCCTGGAGCACGGCAACGTCATGCGGCCTTTCGCCTGA
- a CDS encoding glutamine synthetase III family protein produces the protein MSHDSAREAAVEAITSWTNMGRRAPKSVTPITQLFGMNVFSDDVMRARLPENVYRTLRNTVKKGAPLDPSVADVVATAMKEWAMERGATHYTHWFQPMTGLTAEKHDSFLSPTEAGTAIAEFSGKELVRGEPDASSFPSGGIRSTFEARGYTAWDPTSPAFILDNPNGTTLCIPTAFCSWTGEALDKKTPLLRSVEALSAQAVRVLKLFGSAATRVGTTAGPEQEYFLIDKNFYFARPDLINAGRTLFGAKPPKGQEMEDHYFGSIPERVLACMLETENELYKLGVPVKTRHNEVSPAQYEIAPMYESANVATDHNMLVMETLKRVADRYGLQALLHEKPFAGVNGSGKHVNWSMSDDLGNNLLSPGATPYANAQFLVFLAAVIRAVSRHGDLMRVAVAHAGNDHRLGANEAPPAIISVFLGDMLEDIVDQIEKGGAKTAKAGGELKVGVSVLPVLPRDPGDRNRTSPFAFTGNKFEFRAAGSAQSIAGPIVVLNTIVSESLDYISTQLEQAVAAGKDLNAEIQTLLQAVIKESRHIVFNGDNYSEAWHAEAAKRGLPNRRSTIDSLPDFVSPKSIALFGKYGVFSERELHSRFEIFLENYRKTITIESQLTLLIAGRMILPAALRYQGEVADSIAKLKGAGVTAPKGQTALLDELVSTIDELQTATDKLSDIAEEHPSGDSLDHAKHSRDVVIPAMNAVRAAGDKLEALVASDLWPLPTYQEMLFIK, from the coding sequence ATGTCACACGACAGCGCACGTGAAGCCGCGGTGGAAGCGATCACATCCTGGACGAACATGGGCCGAAGGGCGCCCAAGTCGGTCACGCCGATCACCCAACTCTTCGGGATGAACGTCTTCTCCGACGACGTCATGAGGGCCCGCCTGCCGGAGAACGTCTACCGGACGCTGCGGAACACCGTGAAGAAGGGCGCGCCCCTCGATCCTTCCGTCGCCGACGTCGTCGCGACGGCGATGAAGGAGTGGGCGATGGAGCGCGGCGCCACCCACTACACGCACTGGTTCCAGCCGATGACCGGCCTCACGGCCGAGAAGCACGACTCGTTCCTCTCGCCGACCGAGGCCGGCACCGCGATCGCCGAGTTCAGCGGCAAGGAGCTGGTCCGCGGCGAGCCCGACGCGTCGAGCTTCCCCTCGGGCGGCATCCGCTCCACCTTCGAGGCCCGCGGCTACACCGCCTGGGATCCCACCAGCCCGGCCTTCATCCTCGACAACCCCAACGGCACGACCCTCTGCATCCCGACCGCCTTCTGCTCGTGGACGGGCGAGGCGCTCGACAAGAAGACCCCCCTGCTCCGCTCGGTCGAGGCCCTCTCGGCCCAGGCCGTCCGCGTCCTGAAGCTCTTCGGCTCGGCCGCGACCCGCGTCGGCACGACCGCCGGCCCCGAGCAGGAATACTTCCTGATCGACAAGAACTTCTACTTCGCCCGCCCCGACCTCATCAACGCCGGCCGCACCCTCTTCGGCGCCAAGCCCCCCAAGGGGCAGGAGATGGAAGACCACTACTTCGGCTCCATCCCCGAGCGCGTCCTGGCCTGCATGCTCGAGACCGAGAACGAGCTGTACAAGCTGGGCGTCCCGGTCAAGACCCGTCACAACGAGGTCTCGCCGGCCCAGTATGAAATCGCGCCGATGTACGAGAGCGCGAACGTCGCCACCGACCACAACATGCTGGTCATGGAGACGCTCAAGCGGGTCGCCGACCGCTACGGCCTGCAGGCCCTGCTGCACGAGAAGCCCTTCGCCGGCGTCAACGGCTCCGGCAAGCACGTGAACTGGTCGATGTCGGACGACCTGGGGAACAACCTGCTGAGCCCCGGCGCCACGCCCTACGCCAACGCCCAGTTCTTGGTGTTCCTCGCCGCGGTCATCCGCGCCGTCTCCCGCCACGGCGACCTGATGCGCGTGGCCGTCGCCCACGCCGGCAACGACCACCGCCTCGGCGCCAATGAAGCCCCGCCGGCGATCATCTCGGTGTTCCTGGGCGACATGCTCGAGGACATCGTCGACCAGATCGAGAAGGGCGGAGCCAAGACCGCGAAGGCGGGCGGCGAGCTGAAGGTCGGCGTGTCCGTCCTGCCGGTCCTCCCCCGCGACCCGGGCGATCGCAACCGCACGAGCCCCTTCGCCTTCACCGGCAACAAGTTCGAGTTCCGCGCCGCGGGCTCGGCCCAGTCGATCGCCGGCCCGATCGTCGTCCTGAACACGATCGTGTCCGAGAGCCTCGACTACATCTCCACGCAGCTCGAGCAGGCCGTCGCGGCCGGCAAGGACCTCAACGCCGAGATCCAGACGCTGCTCCAGGCGGTGATCAAGGAATCCCGCCACATCGTCTTCAACGGCGACAACTACAGCGAGGCCTGGCACGCCGAGGCCGCCAAGCGAGGCCTGCCCAACCGTCGCTCGACCATCGACAGCCTCCCCGACTTCGTCTCGCCGAAGTCGATCGCGCTCTTTGGCAAGTACGGCGTCTTCTCGGAGCGCGAGCTGCACTCGCGGTTCGAGATCTTCCTGGAAAACTACCGGAAGACGATCACCATCGAGTCGCAGCTCACCCTGCTGATCGCCGGGCGGATGATCCTGCCGGCCGCCCTACGCTATCAGGGCGAGGTGGCCGACTCGATCGCCAAGCTGAAGGGCGCCGGGGTCACCGCCCCCAAGGGCCAGACGGCGCTTCTCGACGAGCTAGTCTCGACCATCGACGAGTTGCAGACGGCCACCGACAAGCTCAGCGACATCGCCGAAGAGCACCCCAGCGGCGACTCGCTCGACCACGCCAAGCACTCGCGCGACGTCGTCATCCCCGCGATGAACGCCGTCCGCGCCGCCGGCGACAAGCTCGAAGCCCTCGTCGCCAGCGACCTCTGGCCGCTGCCGACGTACCAGGAAATGCTGTTCATCAAGTAA
- a CDS encoding ammonium transporter: MKRAVSPFLLLVALAVLAMVPYHPGTELPVGDEINAGNVAWMLTASAFVLLMTPGLSFFYGGMVSSKNVVSTMLQSVIALGVISLLWVFVGFSLAFGEDVGGYGIIGDPRTFFMFDNVTTGSVVLGSGNDVQKMAIPLLLFSMFQLKFAIITPALITGSFAERVRFSAYLLFIVLFSLFIYSPLAHMTWHPGGLFYKWGVKDFAGGTVVHMSAGFAALAGAMILGRRKTHVEKVAHEPANIPYVLLGTGLLWFGWFGFNAGSALAADGVATLAFATTNTASAVAMLGWVFFDWMRGKKPSAMGACIGAVVGLVAITPAAGFVSIRDSIVIGLVASVVSNLAVSMKTRSTLDDTLDVFPCHGVGGIVGMIATGVFAKDVGLYYGETKTFMYHMIALVIVAVFAFVGSLILYKLTDLIIPLRVEDEQESKGLDISQHGEAAWRLNGLAHHDPVALEEGLVTTTI; this comes from the coding sequence ATGAAACGCGCAGTCAGTCCCTTTCTGCTCCTGGTGGCCCTGGCGGTGCTCGCCATGGTCCCTTACCACCCGGGGACGGAATTGCCCGTCGGTGACGAGATCAATGCGGGCAACGTCGCCTGGATGTTGACGGCGTCGGCCTTCGTCCTGTTGATGACCCCCGGTCTGTCCTTCTTCTACGGCGGCATGGTCAGCAGCAAGAACGTCGTCTCGACGATGCTGCAGAGCGTCATCGCGCTGGGCGTGATCAGCCTCCTCTGGGTGTTCGTCGGCTTCAGCCTGGCCTTCGGCGAAGACGTTGGCGGGTACGGGATCATCGGCGACCCCCGGACGTTCTTCATGTTCGACAACGTCACGACCGGGTCGGTCGTGCTCGGGTCGGGCAACGACGTCCAGAAAATGGCGATCCCGCTGCTGCTCTTCTCGATGTTCCAGCTCAAATTCGCGATCATCACGCCGGCCTTGATCACCGGCTCGTTCGCGGAGCGGGTGCGTTTCTCGGCCTACCTGCTGTTCATCGTGCTGTTCAGCCTGTTCATCTACTCGCCGCTGGCGCACATGACCTGGCATCCCGGCGGCCTGTTCTACAAGTGGGGCGTCAAGGACTTCGCGGGCGGCACCGTCGTCCACATGTCGGCGGGCTTCGCGGCCCTGGCCGGCGCGATGATCCTGGGTCGCCGCAAGACCCACGTCGAGAAGGTGGCCCACGAGCCGGCCAACATCCCGTACGTCCTGCTGGGCACCGGCCTCCTGTGGTTCGGCTGGTTCGGCTTCAACGCCGGCTCGGCCCTCGCCGCCGACGGGGTCGCCACCCTGGCTTTCGCGACGACCAACACGGCCTCGGCCGTGGCGATGCTGGGCTGGGTGTTCTTCGACTGGATGCGCGGCAAGAAGCCCTCGGCGATGGGGGCCTGCATCGGGGCCGTCGTCGGCCTGGTGGCCATCACGCCGGCCGCCGGCTTCGTCAGCATCCGCGACAGCATCGTGATCGGCCTGGTCGCCAGCGTCGTCTCGAATCTCGCCGTCTCGATGAAGACCCGGTCGACCCTCGACGACACGCTCGACGTCTTCCCCTGCCACGGCGTCGGCGGCATCGTCGGCATGATCGCAACCGGCGTCTTCGCCAAGGACGTCGGCCTGTACTACGGTGAGACCAAGACCTTCATGTACCACATGATCGCCCTGGTCATCGTCGCCGTCTTCGCGTTCGTCGGCTCGCTGATCCTCTACAAGCTCACCGACCTGATCATCCCGCTCCGCGTCGAGGACGAACAGGAGAGCAAGGGCCTGGACATCAGCCAGCACGGCGAGGCCGCCTGGCGCCTCAACGGCCTGGCCCACCACGACCCCGTGGCGCTTGAGGAAGGGCTCGTCACCACGACCATCTGA